From Anaerohalosphaera lusitana, one genomic window encodes:
- a CDS encoding sensor histidine kinase, giving the protein MSIQQTRTEFAPPDRAAAETIKSQVRTLQDCDFLHKLYDAVSEFVFIVNTHRQIIFANRAFLDFLGALDVEEIFGRRPGEVVGCIHARKNPAGCGTTNNCSACGAVNAVLTSINGKVSQQQCSITRETHGDDLELQIRTSPIKIGSQSFVVAAVSDISHENRRRILERIFFHDILNTAAALKLGTQGKFTSRTAKKAIAAAENNAARLIEEIRAQRDLLNAESGDLSINPESINSLSLLTDLRDTYHNPKGPAVILDPASQDIPLLTDPTIFSRVLRNMVKNAVEASDPDHRVTLGCTKNQTNARFTVHNPTHIPETDQLKIFQRSFTTKGKGRGLGTYSMKLLTERYLKGKVTFTSTPEKGTTFTAEIPLAT; this is encoded by the coding sequence ATGAGTATCCAACAAACTCGCACAGAATTCGCACCACCAGACAGAGCCGCCGCAGAGACCATTAAAAGCCAGGTCCGCACACTTCAGGACTGCGATTTCCTCCACAAACTCTACGACGCCGTCTCCGAATTCGTATTCATCGTAAACACCCACCGCCAGATCATCTTCGCAAACCGCGCCTTCCTGGACTTTCTCGGCGCACTCGACGTCGAAGAGATCTTCGGCCGCCGACCGGGCGAAGTCGTAGGCTGCATCCACGCCCGAAAAAACCCAGCCGGCTGCGGTACCACCAACAACTGCTCCGCCTGCGGCGCCGTAAACGCGGTACTAACCTCCATCAACGGCAAAGTTTCACAACAGCAATGCTCAATAACCCGCGAAACGCACGGGGACGATCTCGAACTGCAGATCCGCACAAGCCCCATCAAAATTGGCTCCCAAAGTTTCGTCGTAGCCGCAGTCAGCGACATAAGCCATGAAAACCGCCGCCGCATACTCGAACGAATCTTTTTCCACGACATCCTAAACACCGCAGCGGCCCTCAAACTCGGAACCCAGGGCAAATTCACCAGCCGGACAGCCAAAAAGGCCATCGCCGCAGCAGAAAATAATGCGGCCCGACTGATCGAAGAGATCCGCGCCCAGCGCGACCTCCTCAACGCCGAAAGCGGTGACCTCAGTATTAACCCCGAATCCATAAACTCACTTTCACTCCTGACGGATCTTCGAGACACCTACCACAACCCAAAGGGCCCCGCTGTCATACTCGACCCCGCATCACAGGACATCCCGCTGCTAACCGACCCGACCATCTTCTCACGCGTCCTCCGCAACATGGTCAAAAATGCTGTCGAAGCAAGCGACCCCGACCACCGCGTCACCCTCGGCTGCACAAAAAACCAAACCAACGCCCGCTTCACCGTCCACAACCCCACACACATCCCCGAAACCGACCAGCTCAAGATCTTCCAGCGCTCCTTCACCACCAAAGGCAAGGGCCGAGGCCTCGGCACATACAGCATGAAGCTGCTCACCGAACGCTACCTCAAAGGCAAGGTAACATTCACCTCCACCCCCGAAAAAGGCACAACCTTCACCGCCGAAATCCCCCTCGCGACATAA
- a CDS encoding PLD nuclease N-terminal domain-containing protein: MRYEWIALLIIVAGSLFCGFAQADVSGPDAEFNAPMRVQFDHRQGPVMKRNIFCGLPCCFLPIGLIALVLWIWALVDCVTKEPSEGNDKIVWVLVIVLTNWLGALIYLLVRRPQRKREIGE; the protein is encoded by the coding sequence ATGAGATACGAATGGATCGCCTTGCTGATCATTGTCGCGGGTTCGTTGTTCTGCGGGTTCGCCCAAGCGGACGTTAGCGGACCGGACGCTGAATTCAATGCGCCGATGCGGGTGCAGTTCGACCATCGACAGGGTCCGGTGATGAAGCGGAACATTTTCTGTGGCCTGCCCTGCTGTTTTCTGCCGATCGGGTTGATCGCACTGGTACTCTGGATTTGGGCGCTGGTCGACTGCGTGACGAAGGAACCGTCGGAAGGCAACGACAAGATCGTGTGGGTGCTGGTGATCGTACTGACCAACTGGCTCGGTGCACTGATATATCTGCTGGTACGCCGCCCGCAGCGAAAACGTGAAATCGGCGAGTGA
- a CDS encoding PLDc N-terminal domain-containing protein: protein MITPGIGGILVLLFIMFGLGLTVLWVWMLVEAATKEPSEGNDKIVWVLVIVLAGWIGALIYLLARRPERIRKFGA from the coding sequence ATGATTACTCCTGGCATTGGTGGTATTCTGGTGTTGCTGTTTATTATGTTTGGCCTGGGGCTGACCGTGCTTTGGGTTTGGATGCTCGTAGAGGCCGCGACTAAGGAGCCGTCCGAGGGCAATGATAAGATCGTGTGGGTGCTGGTTATAGTACTGGCGGGGTGGATCGGTGCTTTGATATACCTGCTAGCCCGACGTCCGGAAAGAATACGCAAGTTTGGTGCTTGA
- a CDS encoding OmpA family protein, producing the protein MKSCRIVMLLVVAGLLVAGSGCVSQEEYQSLKDQNRIQQETITSLESQVRNAELQVDQMEKQLEALRARMGADTEAQAEEIAALEADIAAKKQLIEQLRAEMLRGGVKLPMGLSLKLRDFAESNDMVDFDEERGVLKFKSDFLFAPGSAQVQQQAMESINLLSDIMTSGDGEEFDVIVAGHTDSDPIKYSKAKHPTNWHLSAHRGIGVLQKMVGAGVDPERLSVRGFGEYRPVASNETKEGKAQNRRVEIYIVPQGQ; encoded by the coding sequence ATGAAGAGTTGCAGGATTGTAATGTTGTTGGTAGTTGCGGGCCTGCTTGTCGCGGGCAGTGGTTGTGTTTCCCAGGAGGAGTATCAAAGCCTGAAGGATCAGAACCGTATTCAGCAAGAAACGATAACGAGCCTGGAGAGCCAGGTGCGTAACGCCGAGCTGCAGGTTGACCAGATGGAAAAGCAGCTCGAGGCGCTTCGTGCAAGAATGGGGGCCGATACTGAGGCACAGGCAGAAGAGATCGCGGCGCTTGAGGCAGATATCGCTGCGAAAAAGCAGCTTATCGAACAGCTCCGCGCCGAGATGCTTCGCGGCGGAGTAAAGCTGCCGATGGGGCTGAGTCTCAAACTTCGCGATTTCGCCGAGAGCAACGACATGGTCGATTTCGACGAAGAACGCGGCGTTCTGAAGTTCAAGAGTGATTTCCTGTTCGCCCCGGGCAGTGCCCAGGTCCAGCAGCAGGCGATGGAGTCGATCAATCTGCTCAGTGATATCATGACCAGCGGCGACGGCGAGGAATTCGACGTGATCGTGGCCGGCCACACCGACAGCGATCCGATCAAGTACAGCAAGGCGAAACATCCGACCAACTGGCACCTTTCCGCACATCGCGGCATCGGTGTACTGCAGAAGATGGTTGGTGCAGGCGTCGATCCTGAGCGTCTCAGCGTTCGCGGCTTTGGCGAGTACCGCCCGGTCGCGTCAAACGAGACGAAGGAAGGCAAGGCGCAGAACAGACGCGTCGAGATCTATATCGTGCCCCAGGGCCAGTAA